The Flavobacterium sp. 140616W15 sequence TAGTATATTTTCGCCAATATTCAATTTTTTGAAAACCATCGTAAAGCCTTTTCAAGTTGGTATTGGATTATCAGTTGATATGACACAAATTGTACTTTTAATTATTTTTTTAATGCTACTAAATTTCCTTTAAAATGAGAAGATTACCTATATATTTTTTAATTGATATATCCGAATCAATGGTAGGAGAACCTATTCAACAAGTTGAAGAGGGGTTAGCTACAATCATTCAAGCTTTAAAAACGGACCCTCATGCTCTAGAAACTGTATTTGTTTCTATCATCGTTTTTGCTGGGCAACCTAAAACATTGGTCCCTTTACAAGAAATAGTTAGTTTTTACCCTCCTAAATTCCCAATTGGTAGCGGAACCTCATTAAGCAAAGGATTGGGGCATTTAATGCATGAATTGAGAACAAATATCGTTAAGACTACTTATGAAATGAAAGGCGATTGGAAACCAATTGTATTTTTATTTACAGATGGAGTTCCTACAGATGATAGTAAAGCGGCGATTAATGAATGGAAACTTAATTGGCAAAAAACAGCTAATCTAATTGCAATTTCTTTTGGAAACGAAACAGACACAAACCTTTTAGGTGAATTAACCGAAAACGTTTTACATTTTAAAAACACAAATGTTCAATCCTATAAAGAATTCTTTAAATGGGTTACAGATTCTATAAAGACAAGTAGTATAAGTGTCGAAAGCAACTCGACAGGATTCGAATTAGCAAAATTAGATGGAGAAACACTTTCAAAAATAGATTTAACAAAATCAGAACCAAATCGTCAGTATGTAGATGATAATTTTGTGGTGTTAAACGGAAAATGTCAAAATACCAAAAGACCTTATTTGATGAAATACCGCAAAACAATTGCTCCGTCAATTTATGCCGGTATCGAATTATCGTCTAAAAACTATAAGCTGGTCGGAGCATATCAAGTTGACAATTCTTATTTTGAACTAGCAGACACCACTAATTTTAGCAATAAAGTAAATACCGATGAACTCATAGGAGGTCCAACATGTCCTTGTTGTGGCAATCAGATAGCGTTTGCCGTTTGTGTTTGTAGCAAAATACATTGTATTGGTGACGAGGACATAAGTACTTGTCCGTGGTGTAACAATCAAGGAACTTATGGCGCTAGTGGCGAAGGTGGTTTTGATGTAAACAGAACGCAAGGATAATTTTTTCATGGAAGAAACAAAAAAATATGTCCAAGCTTTTTTATCACAAAATAAAATTGAAGTTCCAACAAGCAAACATTCTCTATTTGATGATTTTATTGCAAATGAAACAAACATTGAATCCGTAAAAATAATTAAAGAAAATCAACAGATGATTATGGCAAACTGGATGCTAAAAACTAGAATTGATGACATTATTCAACAATCGGTATTATTACCAAACGGTACGGTGAACAAAAATTATGAATCAGAAATTGACTTTATTAAATTAGGCTGGAACGATATTGTTTATTCAGAAATTAAAAACTTAGACGATACTGGACTTTCTTTTAACGATACTGAAAAGTTACTTCATGGAAATCCAAAAATAAGTGGTGATTTAAAAATAAAACTACTATT is a genomic window containing:
- a CDS encoding TerY-C metal binding domain-containing protein codes for the protein MRRLPIYFLIDISESMVGEPIQQVEEGLATIIQALKTDPHALETVFVSIIVFAGQPKTLVPLQEIVSFYPPKFPIGSGTSLSKGLGHLMHELRTNIVKTTYEMKGDWKPIVFLFTDGVPTDDSKAAINEWKLNWQKTANLIAISFGNETDTNLLGELTENVLHFKNTNVQSYKEFFKWVTDSIKTSSISVESNSTGFELAKLDGETLSKIDLTKSEPNRQYVDDNFVVLNGKCQNTKRPYLMKYRKTIAPSIYAGIELSSKNYKLVGAYQVDNSYFELADTTNFSNKVNTDELIGGPTCPCCGNQIAFAVCVCSKIHCIGDEDISTCPWCNNQGTYGASGEGGFDVNRTQG